The following coding sequences are from one Homalodisca vitripennis isolate AUS2020 chromosome 7, UT_GWSS_2.1, whole genome shotgun sequence window:
- the LOC124365771 gene encoding COA8 family protein CG14806, mitochondrial isoform X2, with amino-acid sequence MFKILISLSCHTNAQSSPPSSARDHHCDLIGPPHPVSNLRPFHFYIPDNESPIETQFRLKRQEVQQWNQDFWTEQNIKFVNERKEFMATHQREGDSSLSADEMSVFYKAFLDKNWKTHMEYNLDWYRRNAQLILLHLRVKVARLLRPHRAVREAQK; translated from the exons ATGTTCAAAATCTtg ATTTCACTGAGTTGCCACACGAATGCTCAAAGCAGCCCTCCCTCGTCAGCCAGAGACCACCACTGTGATCTGATCGGACCGCCACACCCTGTGTCTAACCTGCGACCCTTCCACTTTTATATTCCTGATAATGAGAGCCCCATCGAGACACAGTTCAGGTTAAAACGCCAGGAAGTGCAGCAGTGGAATCAGGACTTTTGGACAGAAcagaatattaaatttgtcaat GAACGGAAAGAGTTCATGGCAACCCACCAAAGAGAGGGAGATTCTTCACTCAGCGCTGACGAGATGTCAGTGTTCTACAAAGCCTTTCTGGACAAGAACTGGAAGACACACATGGAGTATAACCTGGATTGGTACCGAAGGAACGCGCAGTTGATCCTTCTCCACTTGCGGGTCAAGGTGGCTCGGCTGCTACGCCCACACAGGGCTGTCCGAGAAGCACAGAAGTGA
- the LOC124365771 gene encoding COA8 family protein CG14806, mitochondrial isoform X1 codes for MNNLSPVLNNMSRYLLKCQIPVQSTKFGPQISLSCHTNAQSSPPSSARDHHCDLIGPPHPVSNLRPFHFYIPDNESPIETQFRLKRQEVQQWNQDFWTEQNIKFVNERKEFMATHQREGDSSLSADEMSVFYKAFLDKNWKTHMEYNLDWYRRNAQLILLHLRVKVARLLRPHRAVREAQK; via the exons atgAATAACTTGAGtccagttttaaataatatgagtCGGTATCTCCTGAAGTGTCAAATACCTGTTCAGAGTACTAAATTTGGCCCTCAG ATTTCACTGAGTTGCCACACGAATGCTCAAAGCAGCCCTCCCTCGTCAGCCAGAGACCACCACTGTGATCTGATCGGACCGCCACACCCTGTGTCTAACCTGCGACCCTTCCACTTTTATATTCCTGATAATGAGAGCCCCATCGAGACACAGTTCAGGTTAAAACGCCAGGAAGTGCAGCAGTGGAATCAGGACTTTTGGACAGAAcagaatattaaatttgtcaat GAACGGAAAGAGTTCATGGCAACCCACCAAAGAGAGGGAGATTCTTCACTCAGCGCTGACGAGATGTCAGTGTTCTACAAAGCCTTTCTGGACAAGAACTGGAAGACACACATGGAGTATAACCTGGATTGGTACCGAAGGAACGCGCAGTTGATCCTTCTCCACTTGCGGGTCAAGGTGGCTCGGCTGCTACGCCCACACAGGGCTGTCCGAGAAGCACAGAAGTGA